Within Halococcus salifodinae DSM 8989, the genomic segment ACTTCTGAATCGGAAGTGGACGAGCGTGGTCTATGGACGGATCAGCGGATCTTCGTTCCGGGGACGCTATCGTCGTGCGTCGTGAGCAGATCCGCGTCCTCGCCCGCCGCGAGCACCATTCCATTACTTTCGACGCCGAACAGCTCGTTCTTCTCGATGTTCGCGAGCACGACCACCCGGGTGCCTGCTAAACTACTGAGATCGTGGAGCTGCTTGATCCCCGCGACGACCTGTCGGGTTTCGACACCGAGATCGACCTCCAGCCGGGCGAGGTCGTCCGCCCCCTCGATCCCTTCGGCGAGTTCGATCTCGCCGACCCGGATGTCGAGATCCTGGAACGCCTCGAACCCGATCCGTTCGTCGGCGAGCGCCGCGATCTCGGCGTCGATCTCATCAGGTGCGTCGTCCGCGTCGTCCTCGCTGGCGGCCGCGATCTCGGCTTCGAGTGCCTCGTTCAGCTCCGCGACGCGGTCGTCCTCGATCTTCTCGAACAGCTCTTCGGGCGCGTCGAAGTTCGCGGATGGCGCGTCGAGCGCCGCGTCGAGGGTGGCGTCGTGGACCGAGCCGGACTCGTCGAGCTGGTCCCAGAGCCGTTCGGCGGTGCTCGGGAGCGCCGGTTCGGCGAGCACCGCGATCGCCTTCGCGATCTGGACGCAGTCCCGGATGACCGCGCCGCGTTCGGGGTCGTCGAGGTTCCACGGCTCGTGGCCCTGGATGTACTCGTTGCCGAACTGAGCGAGTTTGACGGGGGCCTGACCGACCGCGCGAATGGAGTAGTCGTCGACGCCCGCCGCGAAGTCGTCGATCGCATCCTCGATGCGCTCTGCGACTTCATCCGAAACCTCGCCGTCGGGCGTCCCCTCGTAGTTGCGGTAGGCGAACAGGAGGGAGCGATAGCAGAAGTTGCCGAGCGTGCCCACCAGCTCGCCGTTGACTCGCTCGGCAAAGCGTTCCCACGAAAAGTCGACGTCCTGCTGGAACCCCGTCCCGGTGGTGACGTAGTACCGGTAGAGGTCGGTGTCGAACCCCTCGTCGAGATACTCGTCCGCCCAGACGGCCCGGTTCCGACTGGTCGAGAATCCCTTGCCATCGAGGTTGACGAACCCGCTTGCCAGCACCGAACGCGGCTCGTTGTACCCCACTCCGTGGAGCACGGCGGGCCAGAAGACGGTGTGGTGCTGGATGATGTCCCGGCCGATGACGTGGACGATTTCGCCATCTTCCTGCCAGACTTCCTCCCAGTC encodes:
- the metG gene encoding methionine--tRNA ligase, producing MSHESFPTENPAVVTCGLPYANGDLHVGHLRTYVGGDAYARALEKLGQETAFVSGSDMHGTPVAVNAWREGVSPEEFALRHHEKYEATFPKFDVEFDNYGHTAEDTNVELTQGFVSELDEDGYIYEKEIEVAWDPEENQPLPDRYVEGTCPYCGEHARGDECDEGCGRHLEPGEIEEPTSVITGNPAEYRTREHEFLRLSEFQEYLGEFIDRLDGTANARNQPREWIEGELQDWCITRDLDWGIEYPGEEDLVLYVWVDAPIEYVASTKQYSERVGADEYDWEEVWQEDGEIVHVIGRDIIQHHTVFWPAVLHGVGYNEPRSVLASGFVNLDGKGFSTSRNRAVWADEYLDEGFDTDLYRYYVTTGTGFQQDVDFSWERFAERVNGELVGTLGNFCYRSLLFAYRNYEGTPDGEVSDEVAERIEDAIDDFAAGVDDYSIRAVGQAPVKLAQFGNEYIQGHEPWNLDDPERGAVIRDCVQIAKAIAVLAEPALPSTAERLWDQLDESGSVHDATLDAALDAPSANFDAPEELFEKIEDDRVAELNEALEAEIAAASEDDADDAPDEIDAEIAALADERIGFEAFQDLDIRVGEIELAEGIEGADDLARLEVDLGVETRQVVAGIKQLHDLSSLAGTRVVVLANIEKNELFGVESNGMVLAAGEDADLLTTHDDSVPGTKIR